A part of Entelurus aequoreus isolate RoL-2023_Sb linkage group LG03, RoL_Eaeq_v1.1, whole genome shotgun sequence genomic DNA contains:
- the zgc:77752 gene encoding protein tyrosine phosphatase domain-containing protein 1 isoform X1, with protein MCVCTLLHRPYVYFALPVHWTHSCQSSRQSRMQTLTQHVPFPRAAYSQARENLVKAIPPKLLCLLACGGLDCRYEGPDCWKASQQVIRGIFSSWVTDDIIAMARPSTILIEKFDVIEQFQRLNIRSIINMQVPGEHAHCGPPLDPGSGFTYLPQIFMENDIYFYNFGMPDFGVSSLVGIIDGVKVLAFAAGEGRVAVHCHAGLGRTGVLIACYLVYTLRISPSEAVHYVRMKRPRSIQTRAQISQVFDFARLLGTQLIQYPDLGLRHGAPVTLQHYLNRQALLLHGQEARKLKYTPKVVYLLCVRLSCLALALPTAPEIDAELEKRSALRILSRTVRETLVSKQHLPLLREHHNIPRPGSGSVCSWDEPLGFSERKKDLLLNKRSYSDSDLGKIADLETSPHGAPTFENEGHWCAQDVKGPDRRPFSSRTLLPDVMHKNHAHTRNMPPNGTFAERSKCTVRKALPKYSSNTELCRNWHDVGTTRVARAIAKAMADHAPPGEAVLQRSSLLQEEVNSSQRGWALMVTESDPHVLACLLWTWLEKLKEPVLSVEDVAKLSCAGSNKPFGVLNKSQRHTIYCLLSCVSTVTRLCPHREDAVLQRLIRALTKRPQEDMGSFANVLKILRSNLRATFHNN; from the exons atgtgtgtgtgtacacttcTCCATCGCCCTTACGTCTACTTTGCTTTACCTGTTCATTGGACTCATTCATGTCAATCAAGCAGACAG TCCAGGATGCAGACCTTGACCCAGCATGTCCCCTTCCCTCGGGCCGCTTACTCCCAAGCCCGGGAAAACCTGGTGAAGGCCATCCCGCCCAAACTCCTCTGCTTGCTGGCCTGCGGGGGACTGGACTGTCGTTACGAAGGACCAGACTGTTGGAAAGCGAGCCAGCAGGTCATCCGTGGCATTTTCTCCTCATG GGTGACCGATGACATCATCGCTATGGCACGGCCGTCCACAATCTTGATTGAAAAGTTCGACGTTATAGAACAATTTCAGAG GTTGAATATAAGATCCATCATAAACATGCAAGTACCTGGCGAACATGCGCACTGCGGACCCCCTTTGGACCCTGGAAGTGGCTTCACATACCTGCCGCAGATCTTCATGGAGAATGACA TTTATTTCTACAACTTTGGGATGCCAGATTTCGGCGTGTCCTCCCTCGTCGGCATCATCGATGGCGTAAAGGTGTTGGCCTTCGCTGCGGGGGAGGGAAGGGTTGCTGTGCACTGCCACGCCGGTCTGGGCAGAACAG GTGTCCTAATAGCCTGCTACTTAGTCTACACTTTGCGGATCAGTCCCAGTGAGGCCGTGCACTACGTCCGCATGAAAAGGCCGCGCTCCATCCAAACGCGAGCGCAGATCAGTCAGGTGTTTGACTTTGCCCGCCTGCTTGGTACACAACTGATTCAGTACCCGGACCTCGGCTTACGACACGGAGCCCCCGTCACCCTGCAGCACTACCTCAACCGCCAGGCTCTACTGCTGCACGGCCAGGAGGCACGCAAGCTCAAATACACACCCAAG GTGGTCTACCTCCTGTGTGTGCGCCTCTCCTGCTTGGCTCTGGCGCTCCCTACAGCTCCAGAGATTGATGCTGAATTAGAGAAGAGGTCCGCACTGAGGATCTTGAGCAGGACCGTGAGGGAAACGCTGGTGTCTAAACAGCACCTGCCCTTGCTGAGGGAGCATCACAATATCCCTCGGCCTGGCTCGGGCTCCGTGTGCTCCTGGGATGAGCCGCTGGGATTCTCGGAGAGGAAGAAAGATTTGCTTCTCAACAAACGCAGCTACAGCGACTCCGACCTCGGCAAGATTGCG GATCTGGAGACGAGTCCACACGGTGCTCCTACTTTTGAGAACGAGGGTCACTGGTGTGCACAGGATGTGAAAGGACCAGATCGGAGACCATTTAGCTCCAGGACACTTTTACCAGATGTGATGCACAAGAACCACGCTCACACGCGCAATATGCCGCCAAACGGCACATTTGCCGAGAGGTCAAAGTGCACGGTCAGAAAGGCTCTACCCAAATATAGCTCCAACACTGAG TTGTGCAGGAACTGGCATGATGTGGGCACGACCCGTGTGGCCCGCGCCATTGCCAAGGCCATGGCGGACCATGCTCCACCGGGAGAAGCTGTTCTGCAGCGATCGTCTCTGCTGCAG GAGGAGGTGAACAGTAGCCAACGTGGCTGGGCTCTCATGGTGACGGAATCGGATCCTCATGTTCTGGCGTGTCTGCTGTGGACCTGGCTGGAGAAGCTCAAG GAGCCTGTTCTTAGTGTTGAAGATGTAGCCAAGTTGTCTTGTGCAGGAAGCAACAAGCCCTTTGGCGTGCTCAACAAG TCACAGAGACACACCATTTATTGTTTGTTGAGCTGTGTGAGCACAGTGACCCGCCTGTGTCCACACAGAGAagatgcggtgttacagcggctgATACGGGCACTAACAAAG AGGCCTCAGGAAGACATGGGGAGCTTTGCAAATGTATTGAAGATTTTAAGGTCCAACTTGAGGGCAACTTTTCACAATAATTAG
- the zgc:77752 gene encoding protein tyrosine phosphatase domain-containing protein 1 isoform X2: MQTLTQHVPFPRAAYSQARENLVKAIPPKLLCLLACGGLDCRYEGPDCWKASQQVIRGIFSSWVTDDIIAMARPSTILIEKFDVIEQFQRLNIRSIINMQVPGEHAHCGPPLDPGSGFTYLPQIFMENDIYFYNFGMPDFGVSSLVGIIDGVKVLAFAAGEGRVAVHCHAGLGRTGVLIACYLVYTLRISPSEAVHYVRMKRPRSIQTRAQISQVFDFARLLGTQLIQYPDLGLRHGAPVTLQHYLNRQALLLHGQEARKLKYTPKVVYLLCVRLSCLALALPTAPEIDAELEKRSALRILSRTVRETLVSKQHLPLLREHHNIPRPGSGSVCSWDEPLGFSERKKDLLLNKRSYSDSDLGKIADLETSPHGAPTFENEGHWCAQDVKGPDRRPFSSRTLLPDVMHKNHAHTRNMPPNGTFAERSKCTVRKALPKYSSNTELCRNWHDVGTTRVARAIAKAMADHAPPGEAVLQRSSLLQEEVNSSQRGWALMVTESDPHVLACLLWTWLEKLKEPVLSVEDVAKLSCAGSNKPFGVLNKSQRHTIYCLLSCVSTVTRLCPHREDAVLQRLIRALTKRPQEDMGSFANVLKILRSNLRATFHNN, encoded by the exons ATGCAGACCTTGACCCAGCATGTCCCCTTCCCTCGGGCCGCTTACTCCCAAGCCCGGGAAAACCTGGTGAAGGCCATCCCGCCCAAACTCCTCTGCTTGCTGGCCTGCGGGGGACTGGACTGTCGTTACGAAGGACCAGACTGTTGGAAAGCGAGCCAGCAGGTCATCCGTGGCATTTTCTCCTCATG GGTGACCGATGACATCATCGCTATGGCACGGCCGTCCACAATCTTGATTGAAAAGTTCGACGTTATAGAACAATTTCAGAG GTTGAATATAAGATCCATCATAAACATGCAAGTACCTGGCGAACATGCGCACTGCGGACCCCCTTTGGACCCTGGAAGTGGCTTCACATACCTGCCGCAGATCTTCATGGAGAATGACA TTTATTTCTACAACTTTGGGATGCCAGATTTCGGCGTGTCCTCCCTCGTCGGCATCATCGATGGCGTAAAGGTGTTGGCCTTCGCTGCGGGGGAGGGAAGGGTTGCTGTGCACTGCCACGCCGGTCTGGGCAGAACAG GTGTCCTAATAGCCTGCTACTTAGTCTACACTTTGCGGATCAGTCCCAGTGAGGCCGTGCACTACGTCCGCATGAAAAGGCCGCGCTCCATCCAAACGCGAGCGCAGATCAGTCAGGTGTTTGACTTTGCCCGCCTGCTTGGTACACAACTGATTCAGTACCCGGACCTCGGCTTACGACACGGAGCCCCCGTCACCCTGCAGCACTACCTCAACCGCCAGGCTCTACTGCTGCACGGCCAGGAGGCACGCAAGCTCAAATACACACCCAAG GTGGTCTACCTCCTGTGTGTGCGCCTCTCCTGCTTGGCTCTGGCGCTCCCTACAGCTCCAGAGATTGATGCTGAATTAGAGAAGAGGTCCGCACTGAGGATCTTGAGCAGGACCGTGAGGGAAACGCTGGTGTCTAAACAGCACCTGCCCTTGCTGAGGGAGCATCACAATATCCCTCGGCCTGGCTCGGGCTCCGTGTGCTCCTGGGATGAGCCGCTGGGATTCTCGGAGAGGAAGAAAGATTTGCTTCTCAACAAACGCAGCTACAGCGACTCCGACCTCGGCAAGATTGCG GATCTGGAGACGAGTCCACACGGTGCTCCTACTTTTGAGAACGAGGGTCACTGGTGTGCACAGGATGTGAAAGGACCAGATCGGAGACCATTTAGCTCCAGGACACTTTTACCAGATGTGATGCACAAGAACCACGCTCACACGCGCAATATGCCGCCAAACGGCACATTTGCCGAGAGGTCAAAGTGCACGGTCAGAAAGGCTCTACCCAAATATAGCTCCAACACTGAG TTGTGCAGGAACTGGCATGATGTGGGCACGACCCGTGTGGCCCGCGCCATTGCCAAGGCCATGGCGGACCATGCTCCACCGGGAGAAGCTGTTCTGCAGCGATCGTCTCTGCTGCAG GAGGAGGTGAACAGTAGCCAACGTGGCTGGGCTCTCATGGTGACGGAATCGGATCCTCATGTTCTGGCGTGTCTGCTGTGGACCTGGCTGGAGAAGCTCAAG GAGCCTGTTCTTAGTGTTGAAGATGTAGCCAAGTTGTCTTGTGCAGGAAGCAACAAGCCCTTTGGCGTGCTCAACAAG TCACAGAGACACACCATTTATTGTTTGTTGAGCTGTGTGAGCACAGTGACCCGCCTGTGTCCACACAGAGAagatgcggtgttacagcggctgATACGGGCACTAACAAAG AGGCCTCAGGAAGACATGGGGAGCTTTGCAAATGTATTGAAGATTTTAAGGTCCAACTTGAGGGCAACTTTTCACAATAATTAG